The following is a genomic window from Pseudomonas parafulva.
CAGCATCTGCCGGGCTTTGTTCAGACGCAGTTCCAGGTAGTACTGGCTGGGCACGCGATTGAGGTACTGCTTGAAAATCCGCTCCAGTTGCCGACGCGACACACAGACATGCTGGGCGATTTCGTCGGTGGTCAACGGCTCTTCGATATTGGCCTCCATCAACAGCACCGCCTGGGTCAGCTTGGGATGGCTGGAGCCCAGGCGGTTCTGCAGCGGAATGCGCTGGCGCTCGCCGCCCTCGCGAATGCGCTCGACCACCAGTTCCTCGGACACCGCCCCCGCCAGTTCAGCGCCATGGTCACGGGCCAACACCGCCAGCAGCAGGTCGGTGACCGCCATGCCGCCGCAAGCGGTCAGGCGGTCACGGTCCCAGTCGAACAGATGGCTGGTGGCGATGACCTTGGGAAAGCGCTCGGCGAAGTCGTCCTGCCACCGCCAGTGCACCGCGGCCCGGTAGCCATCGAGCAAACCCAGCAAGGCCAGCGGGTACACGCCAGCAGAAAGGCCGCCGACCATGCAGCCGCTGCGCGCCACCTGCTTGAGCGCCGTCGTCAGCGGCGCACCCAGGGCGAAGATGGGTTCATCCGCCAACAGCAGCAGTTTGTGCAGGCCTTCGAGACGACCATTCCAAGGCTCGCCCGGCAGACGCCAGGCGCCCTCTTCGGCGGGCTCGGCCTGCAGGTAGCTCAGGTCGTAGATCACCTCCGGGTGCACCCGCTGGGCAAGCTGCAGCACTTCCTCGGCCAGAGCCAGGGTCAGCGGCCGAGTGCCGGGCCAGATGAGAAAGCCGATTCGCTGGGTGGTCATAGGTGACGGTCCGAAACCTGGGGTCGAATGAGGCGGCAGGCGCTGCCGCGACCGTAGCGCAGCATGCCCTATTCTGGTGCGCGAGTGCAGCCTTTACTTGAGGCTGCCGGAGAGAAACTGGCGCAGACGCTCGGACTGCGGATTGACCAGCACTTCGCGTGGATTGCCGCGCTCCTCGACCAGCCCCTTGTGCAGGAAGACCAGCTGGTTGGACACCTCGCGGGCAAAGCCCATCTCGTGGGTGACCACCACCATCGTCCGACCTTCCTGGGCCAGCGCCTGCATGACCTTGAGCACATCGCCCACCAGTTCCGGGTCAAGCGCTGAGGTCGGTTCGTCGAACAGCATGACCTCAGGTTCCATGGCCAGCGCACGGGCGATCGCCACACGCTGCTGCTCGCCGCCGGACATGTGTCCGGGGAAGGCGTCCTTGCGGTGCGCCACACCGACTTTGGCCAGGTAGTGCTCGGCCTTTTCCAGCGCTTCCTTGCGATTGACGCCCAGCACGTGCACCGGCGCTTCGATGACGTTCTCAAGCGCAGTCATGTGCGACCACAGGTTGAAGTGCTGGAACACCATCGACAGGCGCGAGCGCAGGCGTTGCAGTTGCTTGCTGTCGGCGGCGCGCAGCGCCCCGTCCTTGTCGGCCACCAGCTTGAGCGCTTCGTTGTTGAGCACGATCCTGCCCGCGTGGGGCTGCTCGAGCAGGTTGATGCAGCGCAGGAAGGTGGACTTGCCGGAACCGCTGGAGCCGATGATGCTGATGACATCGCCCGCCTTGGCTTCCAGGGACACGCCCTTGAGGACCTCATGGCTGCCGTAGCGCTTGTGCAGGTCTTGGACTTGGAGTTTGTACATGCTGTCGATTCTCACAGAGCGGTCAGTGCTTGCGCGGCGCCAGGTAGCTGAGCCAGCGGCGTTCGGCCATCTTGAACAGGCGCACGAGGATGAAGGTCAGGCACAGGTAGAACACGCCCGCGGTGATGAAGGCCTCGAAAGGCAGGTAGTACTGGGCACTGACCGTGCGCGCGGCGCCGGTGATGTCGATCAGGGTCACGATCGACGCCAGACTGGTGGTCTGCAGCATCATGATCACCTCGTTGCTGTACTGCGGCAGCGCGCGGCGCAGCGCCGAAGGCAGCAGGATGCGGCGGTACATCTTCAGGCGCGACATGCCCATGGCCTTGGCCGCTTCGATCTCGCCATGGGGCGTGGCCTTGAGGCTGCCGGCGATGATTTCGGCGGTGTAGGCACTGGTGTTGATGGCGAAGGCCAGGCAGGCGCAGAAGGTCGCACTGGACAGCCACGGCCACAGGAAGCTCTCGCGCACGGTCTCGAACTGGGCCAGGCCGTAGTAGATCAGGAACAACTGGACCAGCATCGGCGTGCCACGAATCACGTAGGTGTAGAGCCAGGCGGTCATGTTCACCAGCGGTTGGCGCGAGACGCGCATCAAACCCAGCGGGATCGCCGCCAGCAAGCCGAAGAACAGCGACAGCGCCAGCAACTTGAGCGTGGTGAGCAGGCCACCGAGGTACAGCGGCATGGCTTCCCAGACGACGTTGTAGTCGAAGATCATAGTTCAGCGGCCCTCACGCCGACCGAGTAGCGTTTTTCCAGGTACTTGAGCGCCAGCAGCGAGACGCTGGTCAACACCAGGTACAACGCGGCTACCGCCAGGAAGAAGGTAAAAGGTTCGCGGGTAGCGTCGGCTGCCTGCTTGGCCTTGAACATCATGTCCTGCAGGCCCACCACCGACACCAGCGCAGTGGCCTTGGTCAACACCAACCAGTTGTTGGTAAAGCCCGGAATCGCCAGACGGATCATCTGCGGCACCATGATGCGGAAGAACACCTGCCGCGAGCTCATGCCATAAGCCGCCCCGGCTTCGGCCTGCCCACGGGGAATCCCGAGAAACGCGCCACGGAAGGTTTCCGACAGATAGGCACCGAAGATGAAGCCCAGGGTGAAGATGCCAGCGACCAGCGGATTCACGTCGATGTAGTCGTCGTAGCCGACCAGCGGTGCGACCCGGTTGATGATGTCCTGACCGCCGTAGAAGATCAGCAGGATCAGCACCAGGTCCGGGATGCCACGGATGACCGTGGAATAGAGGTCGCCCAGCCAGGCCAGCCAGCGCACCGGCGACAACCGCAAGGCTACGCCGATCAGGCCGAGAACGATGGCCAGGGCCATCGACGACAGGGCGAGCTGCAACGTCAGCCACGCCCCCTCGAGGATGACTGCCCCGTAGCCTTTCAACATGTTTCGAATTCCTCAGGACTTGGGAACGAAAAATGGTGCAAACCTCAGCGCTCCTGCTGTTTGCACCATTGCTCAGGTGATTGCCGGACGCTTATTTCGCGTCTGGACCGTAGATGTCGAAGTTGAAGTACTTGGCCTCGATCTGCTTGTACTTGCCGTTGGCACGGATGGCGTCGATGGCCTTGTTGATGCGCTCGCGGTTGGCGTCATCACCCTTGCGCACGGCGATACCCACACCGTCGCCAAAGTACTTCACGTCGGTGAAGGCAGGCCCGACGAAGGCGAAGCCTTTGCCAGCGTCGGTCTTGAGGAAGCCGTCTTCGAGCAGGGTGGCATCGGCCACGGTACCGTCCAGGCGACCGGCCGCGACGTCCAGGTAGACTTCGTTCTGCGTGCCATAGGGCACGACGGTGACGCCCTTCGGTGCCAGCACTTCCTTGGCGAAGCGGTCATGGATCGAACCACGTTGTACGCCGATTTTCTTGCCCTTGAGCTCGTCAAGGCTGTCGCTGACGGTGGTGCCGTCCTTCATCACGAGGCGCGCCGGGGTCAGGTAGTAACGATTGGTGAAGTCAACCGACTTCTTGCGATCGTCGGTGATCGACATGGAGGACAGGATGGCGTCGATCTTGCGCACTTTCAGTGCCGGGATCAGGCCGTCGAATTCTTGCTCGACCCACGTGCACTTGGCTTTCATCTCTTCGCAGAGGGCGTTACCGATGTCGTAGTCGAAGCCGGCAATGCTGCCATCGGGCTGTTTGAAGGCAAAGGGTGGATAGGCCGCTTCGATACCGATCTTCAACGGCTTTTCGTCGGCCTGCGAGACCAGGGAAAACACGGACAGCGCCAGGGCGCCAAGCAGTGCGAGCTTCTTCATCAGGTAACTCCATCGGTACGGGGCACTAGCAGGCAGGGAAACGACTGCCCGAGAGGCGAATGAGTACAACGCGAGCCGCGCAGGGTTCGACCAGGGTCGCAGACCACGAGCGAGTGAGTGGCATTCTAACGGCAGCCCGGTGGTCGATATTTCTTCAAAGCGACAACTACGTATAGAAGCGCATAAACCTGCGGGCGGCGATATTGACAGCTCTTGCGAAACATGCAAGCGCAAAAGGAATACAACCTTTAGACGAAGCAATAAGCGCGCCTATTATTGGCAAAGCCTTGAATTCCGGCAAGTGCGGGGTGCGTGGGGATGACGATGGGATAGGAAATGCACCGGAGGGCTGCAGGACTGTTTCCCCCGGCCCCGATTCGGTGCAATGGATCAGCGCGACGGGTTACCGATGAATATCGGGTAACACTCGGCAAAATCGAGCAGCAATCCCGTCAAGGGGAAGCTGCCGCGTGAATGAAAGGGGGCTGCATCGCAGCCCCTGTCATGCAATTACGCCGACGCCCGGCTCATCGCCTTGTGGGTGTCGATCAGGTGTTGCACCACACCCGGATCGGCCAGGGTGGAAATATCACCCAGCGCATCGTACTCGGCCGTGGCGATCTTGCGCAGGATACGGCGCATGATCTTGCCCGAGCGGGTCTTGGGCAGGCCTGGTGCCCACTGGATGACATCCGGCGAGGCAATCGGGCCGATCTCCTTGCGCACCCAGTTCTTCAACTCCTGGCGCAACTGCTCGCTGGGCTCCTCGCCGGCGTTGAGGGTGACGTAGACATAGATGCCCTGCCCCTTGATGTCGTGCGGTACGCCCACCACCGCCGCTTCGGCGACCTTGGCGTGCGCCACCATGGCGCTCTCGATCTCGGCGGTGCCCATGCGGTGGCCGGAGACGTTGAGCACGTCGTCGACCCGCCCGGTGATCCAGAAGTAGCCATCTTCGTCGCGACGCGCGCCGTCACCGGTGAAGTACATGCCCCGGAAGGTCTTGAAGTAGGTGTCGACGAAACGGTCATGGTCGCCATACAGCGAACGTGACTGCCCCGGCCAGGAGTCGAGGATCACCAGGTTGCCCTCGGCCGCGCCCTCGATCAGGTTGCCCAGGTTATCCACCAGTGCCGGCACTACGCCGAAGAACGGCCGGGTCGCCGAGCCTGGCTTGAGGCCGATGGCACCTGGCAACGGGCTGATGAGGATGCCGCCGGTTTCGGTCTGCCACCAGGTGTCGACGATCGGGCAACGCTCCTTGCCGACGGTCTTGTAGTACCAGTTCCAGGCTTCCGGGTTGATCGGCTCGCCGACCGAGCCAAGCAGGCGCAGGCTCGAACCGTCGGCGCCGGCCACTGCCGCCTCGCCTTCGGCCATCATCGCGCGGATGGCGGTCGGGGCGGTGTAGAGGATGTTGACCTTGTGCTTGTCGACGATCTTCGACACACGGGTGATGTCGGGGTAGTTCGGCACGCCTTCGAACAGCAGCGTGGTGGCGCCGTTGGCCAGCGGACCATAGACGATATAGCTGTGCCCGGTGACCCAACCCACGTCGGCGGTGCACCAGTAGACCTCGCCCGGCCGGTAGTCGAAGACCCGCTCATGGGTGAGCGCGGCGTACACCAGGTACCCGCCGGTGGTGTGCAGCACGCCTTTGGGCTTGCCGGTCGAACCCGAGGTATAGAGGATGAACAGCGCTTCCTCGGCGCCCATTTCCTTGGGCGCGCAGTGGTTGGAGGCCACCTTCATCAGGTCCTCGTACCAGATGTCGCGGTGCTGGTGCCAGGCAATGTCGCCACCGGTGCGCTTGCACACGATGATCTTCTGCACGCTGCTGGTTTCAGGATTGGTCAGGGCCAGGTCGACGTTGGCCTTGAGCGGCGTGCGTCGGCCGCCGCGCAGGCCCTCGTCGGCGGTGATCACCACCTTGGACTTGCAGTCGATGATGCGTCCGGCCAGCGCTTCGGGCGAGAAGCCGCCGAACACCACCGAATGAATGGCGCCGATGCGTGCACAGGCGAGCATCGCCACCACCGCTTCGGGAATCATCGGCATGTAGATGGTCACCACATCGCCACGGTGCACGTCCTGCCCGCGCAGCGCGTTGGCGAATTTGCACACCTGCTCGTGCAGCTCGCGGTAGGTGATGTTGCGGTGCTCGGAAGGGTCGTCACCCTCCCAGATGATGGCCAACTGGTCGCCCCGCTCTTCGAGGTGACGATCCAGGCAGTTGTAGGAGACGTTCAGAGTGCCGTCGGCGAACCATTTGATGTCCACGTGGTGGTCATCGAAAGAGGTCTGCTTGACCTTGGTGAAAGGCTTGATCCAGTCCAGGCGCTGGGCCTGCTCGCGCCAGAAGCCGTCCGGGTTGATCACCGATTGCTGGTACATGGCCTTGTAGGTGGCCTCGTCGGTCAGGGTGTTTGCCGCGACCTCGGGACGAACGGGATACAGGGGAGCCGCACTCATCTGTTTTACCTCGGTGTAATAGTTGTTTTTGTATACGAAGGTTTTAACTGTACCAGAGCGCGCGTGACCATTCGACGTTGGTAGTACCAAAACCCGACTGGCGCGTCAGCGCTTCCACGACAGCGCTGCAACCGGCGTAATCGCTGATGTCCAGAAAAAAACAGTGGCGCAGGAAAAGATTGTTACCGAATCCAGCAAAAACTGTATCAAAACAGTGTCTTTTTCAACTTGCCACGCAGGCCTAACATGGCCCTCGCCAACAACGGCAAACCGATCAACTTCCAGTCCAGCCCCCACGCGGCCTTGTTGATCCTCTCCCGAACTCAACTTTCAACGTTGTACGTTTTCGCGGCGCCCTGCGTGCCGCGCGTCCCTTCACGACCTTAGACAGGTAACTCGAACATGAAAGCTTTACTGGTATTGCTACTGGGCAGTGTCTGCAGCGCGGCGATGGCCGATGACCTGACGCCGCCCGCCGAGCAGATTCCGGTCGAACACTACAATTACTCCCAGCACCTGGATATCGCCAAGGTGCTGTCCATGAGCCCGGTCGCCGATGTCTGCGCAGTGGTGCCGGCGCGCATGACCTACGAGGACTCCCAAGGTCACCGGCACGTCCTCGAATACCGCGTGATGGGCAATGGCTGCTCCAACGGTTGAGTCGCGACACGGGGGCCCTGCGGGCCCCTTTCGCCGCCCCGACGGACACCCCACGGCCCCACTATCGATCGGTCATCTTGCCCAGGGAATAATCGCGTAACTTGTTGGCAATCGTCGTATGCGAGACGCCCAATCGTTTCCCCAGCGCTCGACTACTTGGAAAGTCTGCCTTCAAACTTTCAAGCACCGCTTTTTCAAAGCGACCGATAATATCCGACAGTTCCCCTTCCAACGAAAAGTTACCCAGCGGTTGACGCGCGCCGTAATCCGGCAGGCGAATATGTTCAACTTTCACCACCCCGCCCTCGCATAACGAGACCGCTTGGAACACCACGTTCTCCAGTTGCCGCACATTGCCCGGCCATTGATAAAGACTCAACTTGTTGAATGCCGCCGGTGCCAATGTCGGTAAGGCGCAGCCAATCTGTCGACTGGCCTGGTCGAGGAAATGACGAACCAATCCTTCGAGACCATCCATGCATTCACGCAGTGGCGGAATATGCAATGACAGCACATTGAGGCGGTGATACAGATCCTGACGAAATTCGCCGCGTGCGCACAACTCCGACAGGTCCACCTGGGTCGCGCAGATCACCCGCACGTCCAGATGCACCTCCTCGTCGCTGCCGACACGACGAAAACAACCGTCCTGCAGGAAGCGCAGCAACTTGACCTGCAGGCGCGGGCTCATCTCGGCCACGCCATCGAGAAACAGCGTACCGCCTGCCGTCAGTTCCAACAGGCCGAGCTTGCCTTCGGCGCGGGCGCCTTCGAAGGCGCCAGGACCGTAACCGAACAGCTCGGTCTCTGCCATCGATTCCGGTAACCCGGCGCAGTTGAGCGCCATCAGCGGCGCCTGGCCTCGCGGACTGGCCAGGTGACAGGCGCGGGCCAGCAGTTCCTTGCCGGTGCCGGTCTCGCCCTCGATCAGCAACGGCGCATCCAACGGCGCCATGCGCCGCGCCTCACGCACCACTGCGGCCATTACCCGAGAGCTCTGGAAGATGCTGTCGAAACCACGCAACTCCTGTTTACGTACGTTGTAGATGCGCTCGCCGATGCGGTCGGCGCGGTGCAGCGTGAGCACGGCGCCGGCGAGCGCTTCGCTGTCGTCGTGCTCGGACTGCAGCGGGGCGATGTCGGCCAGGAATACATCGCCTTTGACCTTGACCCGCAGGCCGTTGATGCGCGACTGATTGGCCCGCACCAGTTCCGGCAGGTCGAAATCCTCGACGTAGCGCGCCAGCGGTAGCCCAGGCACTTCGTCGACGCGCACGCCCAGCGACTGCGCCGCCGCGCGGTTGGCCGCGACGATGCTGCCGCCCATGTCCACCGACAGCACGGGAAATTCCAACGCACCGAGCAGGGCGTTGAGTTCCATATGTCGGCGCTCGCTGGGCATCAAGCCGACGCGCTTGACTCCAAACACGCCGGCGATGGCCTCGAACTTGGGACGCAGGGCTTGAAATTGCAGATTGATGAGGTTGGGGCAGTGCAGATAGATCGCATTGCCCTGATCGCCGCCGACCTCCCCGCGCAGCACGTTGATGCCGTACTCCACCAGAAGATTGAGAATGTCGCGCAGGATGCCGATGCGGTTTTGACAATGGACTTTGATGCGCATGGAAGCTCCGTCACGCCGTCTTTTTCATATTCAGCGCAGAAATTCGTAAAGATAAGCTGACAAATCAATCAGCCTTAAGGCCTCAAAGAGGCGAATATTCGGTCAATTACAGGCTCTTTGTAAAATTTACCTTACAGAAATCCTTTGCAGACACTGCTCGCCTGACCTGATCACCGGATGCAATCGCCCAAACCAAGGGCTATTTCTAATGCCATCGCGGTCATAACAACAAAGCCCTCAGCAGGAGAGCGACATGAAACAAACGCAGTACGTGGCCCGTGAGCCCGACGCGCAAGGTTTTATCGACTACCCGCAGCATGAGCATGCGGTGTGGAACACCTTGATCACCCGTCAATTGAAGGTGATCGAGGGCCGCGCTTGCCAGGAATACCTGGACGGCATCGAGCAGCTCGCCCTGCCCCACGACCGCATCCCGCAACTGGGTGAAATCAACAAGGTGCTGGCCGCTACCACTGGCTGGCAAGTCGCCCGGGTCCCGGCGCTGATCCCCTTCCAGACGTTCTTCGAATTGCTGGCCAGCAAGCGCTTCCCTGTCGCCACCTTCATTCGCAGTGCCGAAGAGCTCGACTACCTGCAGGAACCGGACATCTTCCACGAGATCTTCGGTCACTGCCCCTTGCTCACCAATCCCTGGTTCGCCGAGTTCACCCATACCTACGGCAAGCTCGGCCTGGCCGCGACCAAGGAGCAGCGCGTGTACCTGGCGCGACTGTACTGGATGACCATCGAGTTCGGCCTGATGGAGACTGCCCACGGCCGTAAGATCTACGGTGGCGGTATTCTCTCCTCGCCCAAGGAAACCCTGTATAGCCTTTCCAACGAGCCCGAGCACCAGGCCTTCGACGCCATCGAAGCCATGCGCACGCCATATCGCATCGACATTCTGCAGCCGGTGTATTTCGTGCTGCCGAACATGAAGCGCCTGTTCGACCTGGCCCACGAAGACATCATGGGCATGGTCCAGCGAGCCACGCAGTTGGGCTTGCATGCGCCGAAATTCCCACCCAAGGCGGCCTGAGCCACCTTGTCGACAACAAACTGATAGTGGAAACCCTCGATGAATGCCTTGAACCAAGCCCACTGTGAAGCGTGCCGTGCCGATGCACCGAAGGTCAGCGACGAAGAGCTGGCCGAGCTCATCCGCGAAATACCCGACTGGAGCGTGGAAGTGCGCGACGGTCACATGGAACTGGAGCGGGTGTTCCTGTTCAAGAACTTCAAGCATGCGCTGGCCTTCACCAACGCGGTCGGTGAAATCGCCGAAGCCGAAGGGCATCACCCAGGCCTGCTGACCGAATGGGGCAAGGTCACCGTCACCTGGTGGAGCCACTCCATCAAGGGCCTGCACCGCAACGACTTCATCATGTGCGCGCGTACCGACCAGGTGGCGCAAACGGCTGAAGGGCGTAAGTAAGCGCTGCACATTCGCAGCGGTTTGCCGCTGCGACTCCCCCGTGCGCCAGGTGCCGCAGCGGCTGGCGCGAGCAGCACCCATGATCGCTGCCACCTCCCACTGCTCAAGGTTTCTCGCGCTCGCCCAGCGCGTTGACCGTCCGCTATCCGCCCACAAATCCGAAATGCACGCGGGATTTTTTTCAAACTGTCATCCAGACTCCTGTATTCTGCCTCGGCGTTGCAAACGCTTCAGAATGCGCCTGGCGCAGCCTTTTCACTCACACTTGCGAGGAACGACGAGATGCACGAAATCCCGAATCTTCCCTTCCCAAGCCTGAACCCCGAAGAGCAGACCGTTACCGCCCATGCCGCCGAGCCGGCACCTGCTGGGCACGAAGGTGACGACCCCTCCAGCGCCGATCAGGACTAATCGCGCACCCCCGACCGTGTGAAAACGGCTGACCTGCGGGCTCGCCCCGTCAGCGCGCTTTCACACTGTCCAGACCCTCTCCCGCGAATCCCCCAATGCCCGAATCACCGCGCCGCCTGGCGATCACGCTGCAAATCGTCTCCATCGTCCTGTTCACCTTCATCGGCTACCTGAACATCGGCATCCCGCTGGCCGTGCTACCCGGCTACGTGCATAACGACCTGGGCTTGAGCGCCGTACTGGCCGGCCTGGTGATCAGCGTGCAATACCTGGCCACCCTGCTCAGCCGCCCCACCGCCAGCCGCATCATCGACAATCTGGGCAGCAAGAAGGCGGTGATGTGGGGCTTGGCCGGCTGCGGCCTGAGCGGCGTGTTCATGCTCGCGTGCAGCTTCCTCGGCCACCTGCCGTGGGTGAGCCTGGCCTGCCTGCTGGTGGGACGCCTGGTCCTAGGCAGCGCGGAAAGCCTGGTGGGCTCGGGTTCGATAGGCTGGGGCATTGGCCGCGTGGGCGCCGAACACACGGCCAAGGTCATTTCCTGGAACGGCATCGCCAGTTATGGCGCCCTGGCCATCGGCGCTCCGCTCGGGGTGCTGATGGTCAACCGCCTGGGGCTGTGGAGCATGGGCGCCAGCATCATTGCGCTCGGCCTGATCGGTCTGGCCCTGGCGTGGTCGAAGCCGGCGGCGCCGATCGTGGCCGGCAAGCGCCTGCCATTCCTGCAAGTGCTGGGCAAGGTGTTTCCCCACGGCGCGGGACTGGCCCTGGGCTCGATCGGCTTCGGCACCATCGCGACCTTCATCACCCTCTACTACGCCAGTCGCGGCTGGCCGAGCGCCGCGCTGACGCTGAGCGTGTTCGGCGCCAGCTTCATCTGCGCGCGCCTGCTGTTCGGCAACCTGATCAACCGCCTGGGCGGCTTTCGCGTGGCCATCGCCTGCCTGTCGGTGGAAACCCTCGGGCTGTTGATGCTGTGGCTGGCACCGAGCGCGGAGCTTGCGCTGCTCGGCGCGGCCTTGAGCGGATTCGGTTTCTCCCTGGTCTTCCCGGCACTGGGCGTAGAGGCGGTCAATCAGGTGTCAGCCGCCAACCGCGGCGCGGCGGTGGGGGCGTACTCGTTGTTCATCGACCTGTCGCTGGGGATCACCGGGCCCCTGGTGGGCGCGGTGGCCGCAGGGTTCGGATTCCGCTCGATCTTCCTGTTCGCCGCTGGGGCTGCGGTGTGCGGGCTGGTGTTGAGTGTGTATCTGTACCGGCAGACGCGCCGATACGATCGCGGGCAGCCGCGCCTGTGAAGGCGCGGGGTGACCAATCAGGATCAGCGCAGCAGATGTTGCAGCACGACCTCCAACGGATGTCGCAACGGCTTGTCGGTCATGCGCTTGACCTGGCTACGGCATGAATAACCCGTCGCCAAGGCCTCGCCTGCCTTGTCCAGCTTGCCCGCCCAGGACTGCTCGAAGATGGCCTTCGACGTCTGCTGGTTGCGCGCTTCATGGCCGTAGGTGCCGGACATGCCGCAGCAACCGGTGGCTTCGGTCACCAGCTTGAGCCCCAACCGCTCGAACACCTGTTCCCACTGACGCGTGCTGGCCGGCGCGTTGGTCTTCTCCGTGCAATGGGCCAGCAGACGGTAGC
Proteins encoded in this region:
- a CDS encoding MFS transporter — its product is MPESPRRLAITLQIVSIVLFTFIGYLNIGIPLAVLPGYVHNDLGLSAVLAGLVISVQYLATLLSRPTASRIIDNLGSKKAVMWGLAGCGLSGVFMLACSFLGHLPWVSLACLLVGRLVLGSAESLVGSGSIGWGIGRVGAEHTAKVISWNGIASYGALAIGAPLGVLMVNRLGLWSMGASIIALGLIGLALAWSKPAAPIVAGKRLPFLQVLGKVFPHGAGLALGSIGFGTIATFITLYYASRGWPSAALTLSVFGASFICARLLFGNLINRLGGFRVAIACLSVETLGLLMLWLAPSAELALLGAALSGFGFSLVFPALGVEAVNQVSAANRGAAVGAYSLFIDLSLGITGPLVGAVAAGFGFRSIFLFAAGAAVCGLVLSVYLYRQTRRYDRGQPRL